In one Trichlorobacter lovleyi SZ genomic region, the following are encoded:
- a CDS encoding phytochelatin synthase family protein, producing the protein MFRLFLRSGSAALIAFFISAICVAGDPGPKYASTTVPLSRDHTYFQNPAHPAPDYWALSPYYVPQLNAYDCSVATVAAVVNALTRANRNLADSDRNASSAMLLNTVKIAQWAQRVQKGGVNGQVGLTLDQLALVLAEALRQNGIASPRIEKVQVTSDNQPTRDLWRKALAANESSADDMILIHFTQDTLTGAGGGPYPHISPIAAYDAGKGRVLVLDVDREYYEPYWVDAALVVKAMAAGTAMYGHGGWIRVSR; encoded by the coding sequence ATGTTCAGACTGTTTCTGCGCAGTGGATCTGCAGCGCTGATTGCCTTCTTTATCTCGGCAATCTGCGTTGCAGGAGACCCCGGCCCTAAATATGCTTCCACAACAGTGCCGCTTTCACGGGATCACACCTATTTTCAGAATCCTGCCCATCCGGCTCCCGACTACTGGGCCTTATCTCCCTATTACGTGCCGCAACTGAATGCCTATGACTGCTCCGTGGCAACCGTAGCGGCGGTGGTTAACGCACTGACCCGTGCTAATCGCAACCTTGCCGACAGTGATCGGAACGCTTCGTCTGCCATGCTGCTGAATACAGTCAAGATAGCCCAATGGGCGCAGCGGGTACAAAAGGGGGGTGTAAACGGCCAGGTGGGGCTGACCCTTGATCAGTTGGCTCTGGTGCTGGCCGAAGCGCTTCGGCAGAACGGGATAGCGTCCCCCAGAATCGAAAAGGTTCAGGTTACTTCCGATAACCAGCCCACTCGCGACCTTTGGCGTAAGGCCCTCGCAGCCAACGAATCTTCCGCTGATGACATGATTCTGATTCACTTCACCCAGGATACCCTGACCGGTGCCGGAGGTGGGCCGTACCCGCACATCTCCCCCATAGCCGCCTATGATGCCGGAAAAGGCCGCGTGCTGGTGCTTGATGTTGACCGGGAGTACTACGAACCATACTGGGTTGACGCGGCATTGGTCGTTAAGGCCATGGCAGCCGGAACTGCCATGTACGGACATGGCGGCTGGATACGGGTAAGCCGGTAA
- a CDS encoding CVNH domain-containing protein, with protein sequence MATITGQSKAQNFSETCRNISLQGKYLSAVCMTSMKCTPGIESPCICDFLGMNCRIGRPTAIDLNQGISNLAGALKFKGTNFSTTCSNLHLEVKSGYEVAMTGSVTLHAKCKTGGLLSLDIPAALDLNTGLSNNKGVLLFDQ encoded by the coding sequence ATGGCGACAATCACCGGTCAGTCAAAGGCACAGAATTTCAGCGAAACCTGCAGAAACATATCACTACAAGGAAAGTACCTTAGCGCTGTGTGCATGACCTCAATGAAATGTACCCCGGGCATAGAATCCCCCTGTATCTGTGATTTTCTCGGAATGAATTGCCGTATCGGACGACCAACCGCAATCGATCTTAATCAGGGCATCTCAAATCTAGCGGGAGCGCTAAAATTTAAAGGGACAAATTTTAGTACCACCTGCAGCAACCTCCATCTTGAGGTAAAATCAGGTTATGAGGTTGCGATGACTGGTAGCGTGACCTTACATGCAAAGTGCAAAACCGGGGGGCTTTTGTCTTTGGACATCCCTGCAGCACTCGATCTAAATACCGGTCTTAGCAACAATAAGGGAGTGCTGCTGTTTGACCAGTAG
- a CDS encoding DUF819 family protein, which produces MVSHPLLIVMILLTIELLILGLARHQRTKAWFNLLPPVFWIYFLPMLASTFGLLDARSPVYGLITTWLLPASLLLLLLAVDLKAILRLGPTALAMFFSGAAGIIAGATLVFGLFKPLVGERFWSGFGALSASWTGGSANMIAVKEALAVPDQVFAPMVIVDTVVPYLWMAALIAGVAWQPAFDRWNRADRRIIDELGNRLAAAGQTLQQRFSPSGFLLILPAAAAGSGLSHWLGSRLPVIKDVVSGYTWTIVLVSLLGLALSCTPARRLEQHGASTAGSWLLYFVLTAIGAKASVASIGSGLILIGAGLLIMAVHALFLLVAARLLKAPFFLVAAASQANVGGVASAPVVAEVYQPGLASVGLLLAILGNIFGTYLGIICAQLCRLF; this is translated from the coding sequence ATGGTCAGTCACCCGCTGTTGATAGTCATGATCCTGCTGACCATTGAGCTGCTGATCCTGGGACTTGCGCGCCATCAGCGGACCAAGGCCTGGTTCAACCTGCTGCCGCCGGTCTTCTGGATCTACTTTCTGCCGATGCTGGCCAGCACCTTTGGCCTGCTTGATGCCAGAAGCCCGGTCTACGGCCTGATCACCACCTGGCTTCTGCCCGCCAGCCTGCTGCTGTTACTGCTGGCAGTGGATCTCAAGGCGATCCTGCGGTTGGGGCCGACGGCACTGGCCATGTTCTTCAGCGGCGCAGCGGGGATTATCGCGGGGGCGACCCTGGTCTTCGGACTGTTCAAACCGCTGGTCGGTGAACGGTTCTGGTCCGGCTTCGGCGCCCTGTCCGCCTCCTGGACCGGCGGTAGCGCCAACATGATCGCCGTCAAGGAGGCGCTGGCCGTACCGGATCAGGTCTTTGCGCCGATGGTGATCGTGGATACGGTGGTACCCTACCTCTGGATGGCGGCCCTGATCGCCGGGGTAGCCTGGCAGCCGGCCTTTGACCGCTGGAACCGGGCTGACCGCCGCATTATCGATGAGCTGGGTAACCGGCTTGCAGCAGCCGGGCAGACGCTACAGCAACGCTTCAGCCCGTCCGGTTTTCTGCTGATCCTGCCTGCCGCAGCTGCGGGCAGCGGTCTGTCCCACTGGCTGGGCAGCCGGCTGCCGGTGATCAAGGATGTGGTTTCCGGCTACACCTGGACCATCGTGCTGGTCTCGCTGCTGGGGCTGGCGCTCTCCTGCACCCCGGCCCGCAGACTGGAACAGCACGGCGCCTCCACTGCCGGCTCATGGCTGCTCTACTTTGTGCTGACCGCCATCGGGGCCAAGGCCTCGGTGGCCAGCATCGGCTCCGGTCTGATCTTGATCGGCGCCGGGCTGTTGATCATGGCGGTGCATGCCCTGTTCCTGCTGGTGGCGGCCCGCCTGTTGAAGGCCCCGTTCTTTCTGGTGGCTGCTGCCAGCCAGGCCAATGTGGGTGGCGTGGCATCTGCCCCGGTGGTGGCAGAGGTCTACCAGCCCGGCCTGGCCTCGGTGGGGCTGCTGCTGGCCATTCTGGGCAATATCTTCGGCACCTACCTGGGGATCATCTGCGCCCAGCTCTGCAGGTTGTTCTGA
- a CDS encoding L,D-transpeptidase family protein: MISGIRQFIQQCLTQGMILPGLTVIIGCDPDYAEKVRPMKGIITHFFLIGLLMISGCAGQPSDSQSSLNGTVITGNQLLVALAESRDSSMVKIYAFERTVLGWELRTGPLAGVTGRNGFAPAGDKREGDGRAPTGLFALESAFGYAASITSSMPYQQATENDLWVDDVLSPDYNTWVKRGQTSATSFEVMKLADNRYRHGLITGYNRKPVVKGYGSGIFVHAWLEAGYTTSGCVAFDETELIKLLAWLDPLQQPQILMGTRQDLATVAGLPALPPDADLPGILEKQIRAMVAGYQERLVEYRAPDGFFGMAVALPGNALSYVVLTQWGSGHQPEVGELVVPKEQALQTVKEAARRYER; this comes from the coding sequence ATGATCTCAGGAATACGACAGTTCATACAGCAGTGTTTGACGCAGGGGATGATCCTGCCCGGCCTCACGGTCATTATCGGTTGTGATCCTGATTACGCAGAGAAAGTCAGACCGATGAAAGGTATCATCACCCACTTTTTTTTGATCGGCCTCCTGATGATCTCCGGCTGCGCCGGACAACCGTCTGACAGCCAGTCGTCACTGAACGGCACGGTTATCACCGGCAATCAGTTGCTGGTTGCACTGGCAGAGTCGCGCGACAGTTCAATGGTGAAAATCTATGCCTTTGAACGCACGGTTCTTGGCTGGGAGCTGCGCACCGGTCCCCTGGCGGGAGTTACCGGCCGCAACGGCTTCGCACCTGCCGGTGACAAGCGCGAAGGTGATGGCCGGGCACCAACCGGCCTGTTTGCGCTGGAATCGGCCTTTGGGTATGCCGCTTCCATCACCAGCAGCATGCCGTACCAACAGGCAACCGAGAATGACCTGTGGGTGGATGATGTCCTTTCCCCCGACTACAACACCTGGGTAAAACGCGGCCAGACCAGTGCAACCTCTTTTGAGGTGATGAAGCTGGCGGACAACCGCTACCGCCACGGCCTGATAACCGGCTACAACCGTAAGCCGGTTGTCAAAGGATACGGCAGCGGAATCTTTGTCCATGCCTGGCTGGAGGCAGGCTACACCACCAGCGGTTGCGTGGCGTTTGATGAAACCGAGCTGATCAAACTCCTGGCCTGGCTTGATCCGCTACAACAGCCGCAGATACTGATGGGCACGCGGCAAGACCTGGCAACGGTTGCCGGCCTGCCTGCGCTGCCGCCGGATGCGGACCTGCCGGGCATCCTGGAGAAACAGATTCGCGCCATGGTGGCCGGATATCAGGAGCGCTTGGTGGAATACCGCGCCCCTGACGGCTTCTTCGGTATGGCGGTGGCCTTACCCGGCAACGCCCTCAGCTATGTTGTGCTGACCCAATGGGGCTCCGGCCACCAGCCTGAAGTCGGAGAACTGGTGGTCCCCAAAGAGCAGGCGCTGCAGACGGTCAAAGAGGCTGCCCGCCGGTATGAACGATAA
- a CDS encoding sigma-54 interaction domain-containing protein: MHDTPLNQLLDRLIAVAEDLSMGRYGKYNDIFELTKSGQYPPLIARFAESFGMMAVKVEAREYRLEQIIEELRATELQLRTAREQLARENSSLKKNLRRSFPFSSILGTSPQIRELIGKAERIADSRLSVIITGETGTGKELFAKAIHFNSPRSAKPFVAVNCSAIPETIFESEMFGIEKGVATGVEARIGKIQQAQGGTLFLDEVGEMPLQLQAKLLRVLEERTLERVGSRTAIPVDLRIIAATNRDLTKEIAKGSFREDLYYRLNGVTLRIPPLRERKGDIDLIARQFLEKWGRSCGRPPMRIAKEALERLRGYTWPGNVRELDNEIERAVALAYGDTITMTDLSDPLQQQTTLPAAGGKSLLKDSEKQLIEQALKEAKGNKTQAAERLGMSREGLRKKLKRLGME, from the coding sequence ATGCACGACACTCCACTCAACCAGCTGCTTGATCGCCTGATCGCCGTGGCCGAAGACCTCTCCATGGGGCGTTACGGTAAATACAACGACATTTTCGAACTGACCAAAAGCGGCCAGTACCCCCCCCTGATCGCCCGCTTTGCCGAGTCGTTCGGGATGATGGCGGTCAAGGTCGAGGCACGGGAATACCGGCTGGAGCAGATCATCGAAGAGCTTCGGGCAACCGAACTCCAACTGCGCACAGCCCGGGAACAGCTGGCCCGCGAGAACAGCAGCCTCAAAAAGAACCTGCGCCGTTCCTTTCCCTTTTCCTCCATCCTCGGCACCAGCCCCCAGATCAGGGAGCTGATCGGCAAGGCAGAACGGATAGCCGATTCCCGCCTGTCGGTGATCATCACCGGCGAGACCGGCACCGGCAAGGAACTGTTCGCCAAGGCGATCCACTTCAACAGCCCCCGCAGCGCCAAGCCGTTTGTGGCAGTCAACTGTTCCGCCATCCCGGAGACCATCTTTGAAAGCGAAATGTTCGGCATTGAAAAGGGGGTGGCCACCGGGGTCGAGGCCCGCATCGGCAAGATCCAGCAGGCGCAAGGCGGCACCCTGTTTCTGGACGAGGTGGGGGAGATGCCGTTGCAACTGCAGGCCAAACTTTTGCGGGTGCTGGAAGAGCGGACCCTGGAACGGGTCGGCAGCCGGACCGCCATCCCGGTTGATCTGAGGATCATTGCCGCTACCAACCGCGATTTGACCAAAGAGATTGCCAAAGGCAGCTTCCGGGAGGATCTCTACTACCGCCTGAACGGCGTTACCCTGCGGATTCCGCCCCTGCGGGAACGTAAAGGCGACATTGACCTGATTGCACGCCAATTTCTGGAGAAGTGGGGCCGCAGTTGCGGCAGGCCGCCGATGCGGATTGCCAAAGAGGCGCTGGAACGGCTGCGCGGCTATACCTGGCCCGGCAACGTGCGTGAACTGGATAACGAAATTGAGCGGGCTGTGGCACTGGCCTACGGCGACACCATTACCATGACCGACCTTTCTGATCCGCTGCAGCAGCAGACCACTCTACCAGCAGCCGGGGGAAAATCACTGCTGAAGGATTCAGAGAAACAGCTGATCGAGCAGGCGCTGAAAGAGGCCAAAGGCAACAAGACCCAGGCAGCAGAACGGCTGGGAATGAGCCGCGAGGGGCTGCGCAAGAAGCTGAAGCGGCTGGGCATGGAGTAG
- a CDS encoding ABC transporter substrate-binding protein/permease (The N-terminal region of this protein, as described by TIGR01726, is a three transmembrane segment that identifies a subfamily of ABC transporter permease subunits, which specificities that include histidine, arginine, glutamine, glutamate, L-cystine (sic), the opines (in Agrobacterium) octopine and nopaline, etc.): MNKPMRVTSLLIYLAVLFLCTAAGGCNSNQLPTSGSRSMLATANDLQDKRIAVLQGSTHEMYATRHYPGATVLQYKSVSDMLLALKSGKADAAIYSRDELMEYMRDNDEFGFVGGPLYRTPISIAFHQQDAGLLLSFNRFLQQIRTDGTYDGMLKRWMQQGAVGMPKLTAAGTGKPLVVGILSDNGLPFIVMKENRLIGFNIELMERFGAFCNRSIKYADIEFGSQIAALAGHKIDMIATPLAITEERKKRVAFSAPYYTVDSLAFALKKNIATNKSLTPSAPSFLSKLVTSFQSNIIHERRYLLILDGLKTTVVISVFATLFGTLLGALICFMRMAKSRLLSAPARLYIAILRGTPVLVLLMLIFYVVFASININPVIVAVIAFGMNFGAYTAEIFRTGIEGVEKGQTEAGISLGFTRTSTFLHIVLPQMVRRILPVYKGEFISLVKMTSIVGYIAVQDLTKASDIIRSRTFDAFFPLVMVAILYFLISWTLMQSLEYLERITDPKYKKRKAGR; the protein is encoded by the coding sequence ATGAACAAACCGATGCGGGTCACCTCATTGCTTATCTATCTGGCCGTGCTGTTCCTATGTACCGCAGCAGGCGGCTGCAACAGCAACCAGCTGCCCACCTCCGGCTCCCGCAGCATGCTGGCAACCGCCAACGACCTGCAGGACAAGCGGATTGCCGTGCTGCAGGGTTCCACCCACGAAATGTACGCGACAAGGCACTATCCCGGGGCCACGGTGCTGCAGTACAAATCCGTCTCCGACATGCTGCTGGCATTAAAGAGCGGCAAGGCAGACGCCGCCATCTACAGCCGCGATGAGCTGATGGAATATATGCGGGACAACGATGAATTCGGATTTGTGGGAGGGCCCCTGTACCGCACGCCGATCTCCATTGCCTTTCATCAACAGGATGCCGGGCTGCTCCTCTCTTTCAACCGTTTCCTGCAGCAGATCCGCACGGACGGCACCTATGACGGCATGCTCAAACGCTGGATGCAGCAGGGCGCTGTCGGGATGCCGAAGCTGACCGCCGCCGGAACCGGCAAACCTCTGGTGGTGGGGATTCTAAGCGACAACGGGCTGCCCTTTATCGTTATGAAAGAGAACCGGTTGATCGGTTTTAATATCGAGCTGATGGAGCGTTTCGGTGCCTTCTGCAACCGCAGCATCAAATACGCGGACATAGAGTTCGGCAGTCAGATTGCCGCCCTGGCAGGCCATAAGATCGATATGATCGCCACGCCCCTGGCCATCACGGAAGAACGCAAGAAACGGGTCGCCTTTTCCGCTCCTTATTACACGGTCGATTCACTGGCCTTTGCCCTGAAGAAGAACATCGCAACCAACAAAAGTTTAACACCATCCGCCCCCTCCTTCCTCAGCAAGCTTGTCACCAGTTTTCAGAGCAACATCATCCATGAGAGGCGGTATCTGCTGATCCTGGACGGTCTCAAGACCACCGTGGTCATCTCGGTCTTCGCCACCCTCTTCGGCACCCTGCTGGGGGCGCTGATCTGCTTCATGCGGATGGCAAAGAGCAGGCTGCTCTCTGCCCCTGCCAGGCTCTACATCGCCATCCTGCGGGGCACACCGGTACTGGTGCTGTTGATGCTGATCTTCTATGTCGTCTTTGCCTCGATCAACATCAACCCGGTCATTGTGGCGGTGATCGCCTTTGGCATGAACTTCGGCGCCTACACCGCCGAGATCTTCAGGACCGGCATTGAAGGGGTGGAAAAGGGACAGACCGAGGCTGGTATCTCTTTGGGCTTCACCAGGACCAGCACCTTCCTGCATATTGTGCTGCCCCAGATGGTGCGGCGGATCCTGCCGGTCTACAAAGGCGAGTTCATCTCCCTGGTCAAGATGACCTCCATTGTCGGCTACATCGCGGTACAGGATCTGACCAAGGCCAGCGACATCATCAGAAGCCGCACCTTTGACGCCTTCTTTCCCCTGGTCATGGTGGCCATCCTCTACTTCCTGATCTCATGGACACTGATGCAATCCCTTGAGTACCTGGAACGGATCACTGATCCCAAATACAAAAAGAGAAAGGCAGGCAGGTAA
- a CDS encoding transporter substrate-binding domain-containing protein, translating into MQKRMFNAVCIGLIFTALLMLSACSKREKVTHLQQLSGKQFAVPTGTVADKLVLSKFPDAKFQYFNSVLDAALAVQAGKTDAAAYDEPILRNIAAKNKGLTVLPELITKDNYGFAVQTNRQDLKQAIDLVVSDLKKNGTYDAMLQRWLPKAGSPAPMPEIKLTGSKGVLKFGTSAVTEPFSFMDASHTVVGLDIEIARYVARKLDMTLEVVNMDFGAMIPALTAGKVDMIGACITITDERAKKVLFSEPYYVGGIAALVRE; encoded by the coding sequence ATGCAAAAAAGGATGTTCAACGCAGTCTGTATCGGTTTGATTTTTACGGCTTTACTGATGCTCTCAGCATGCAGCAAACGTGAGAAGGTCACACACCTGCAACAACTGTCCGGCAAGCAGTTTGCCGTTCCTACCGGAACTGTCGCCGACAAACTGGTGCTCTCAAAATTCCCCGATGCGAAATTTCAGTATTTTAACAGCGTGCTGGATGCAGCGCTGGCGGTGCAGGCGGGCAAGACCGATGCAGCGGCCTATGACGAACCGATTCTCAGAAATATTGCCGCAAAAAATAAAGGACTGACCGTTCTGCCGGAGCTGATCACCAAGGACAATTATGGTTTTGCAGTACAGACCAACCGGCAGGACTTGAAACAGGCCATTGACCTCGTTGTCAGTGACCTTAAAAAGAACGGCACCTACGATGCCATGCTGCAGCGCTGGCTCCCCAAGGCAGGCAGCCCCGCCCCGATGCCGGAGATCAAGCTGACCGGCAGCAAGGGCGTACTGAAGTTTGGCACTTCAGCCGTAACCGAGCCGTTTTCCTTCATGGATGCCTCCCATACGGTCGTCGGCCTTGATATTGAAATCGCCCGTTATGTTGCCCGCAAACTCGATATGACCCTTGAAGTCGTCAACATGGACTTTGGCGCCATGATCCCGGCGTTAACGGCCGGCAAGGTGGACATGATCGGGGCCTGCATCACCATTACCGACGAACGCGCAAAAAAGGTGCTGTTCTCAGAACCGTACTACGTCGGCGGAATTGCAGCATTGGTCAGGGAATAG
- a CDS encoding M14-type cytosolic carboxypeptidase, giving the protein MLYTIIIRSTLLLLVISLLTGCGDSSSAPGTTVTTAFESGSIGTVVKVSATEWELTIADDNNNSSLPATWRSWWYVRMDNAATHTPTTVTLKNSGWIYYYLPIYSYDQKTWHRFDESEVTRNQNNELVVRKQYAQPTVWIARFYPYTFSDLENYLRRIAGSPFLEIQVPGYSQNGRPLYLLKLTDPNSPVATKKRIFIHARTHPAETPPSFLLEGLIGSLLSGSNAAATLLAHTEFYIFPMHNVDGVIAGNYRSTPKSENLEVMWYLDAANPINLRADVPQEISVIHRYAKQLMSDGGPPVVIALNLHASNSEPDIRTFFYPHFGTTAQGYTAPQAALWNSQIRFIDLLAARYSVDLLEPAPENGGSGFVNNPFPESWWWANFQDTVMAMTIEMTYGRAGFAPRWVTPDDTRQLGTALLWAIGDYCSGASAAKTARTVADNSTGRQLLYPAWYPPNAADELKY; this is encoded by the coding sequence ATGCTGTACACGATAATCATCCGGTCAACCCTGCTTCTGCTGGTGATCAGCCTGCTGACCGGTTGCGGTGACTCTTCTTCTGCACCGGGAACAACCGTAACAACCGCCTTCGAATCAGGCAGTATCGGCACGGTTGTCAAGGTCAGTGCGACGGAATGGGAGCTGACCATTGCCGACGACAACAATAACAGCAGCCTGCCCGCAACCTGGCGCAGCTGGTGGTATGTCCGTATGGACAATGCGGCAACACACACACCGACCACCGTTACGCTGAAGAACTCCGGCTGGATCTATTACTACCTGCCGATCTACTCCTATGACCAGAAGACCTGGCACCGTTTTGATGAATCGGAAGTGACCCGGAACCAGAACAACGAGCTTGTGGTGCGCAAACAGTATGCACAGCCCACGGTCTGGATCGCCCGCTTTTACCCCTATACCTTCAGCGACCTTGAAAACTATCTGCGACGTATCGCAGGCAGCCCGTTTCTGGAGATTCAGGTTCCCGGTTACTCACAAAACGGTCGGCCGCTCTATCTGCTGAAGCTGACCGATCCGAACAGCCCGGTAGCCACAAAAAAACGGATCTTCATCCATGCCCGCACCCACCCGGCGGAAACACCTCCTTCGTTCCTGCTGGAAGGGCTGATAGGCAGCCTGCTCTCCGGCAGCAATGCTGCGGCCACCCTGCTGGCACATACCGAGTTTTATATCTTTCCGATGCACAATGTTGACGGCGTGATTGCCGGGAATTATCGCAGCACCCCCAAGTCGGAAAACCTGGAAGTCATGTGGTACCTGGACGCCGCTAACCCGATCAACCTGCGTGCCGATGTGCCGCAGGAAATTTCAGTGATCCACCGGTATGCCAAACAGCTGATGAGCGACGGCGGGCCACCGGTAGTGATCGCCCTGAACCTGCATGCCTCCAACAGCGAGCCTGACATCCGTACCTTTTTCTATCCCCACTTCGGGACCACGGCACAGGGCTATACCGCACCGCAGGCGGCTCTGTGGAACAGCCAGATCCGCTTCATTGATCTGCTGGCTGCCCGTTACAGCGTCGACCTGCTGGAGCCTGCCCCGGAAAACGGCGGTTCAGGTTTTGTAAATAATCCCTTTCCGGAATCCTGGTGGTGGGCCAACTTCCAGGATACGGTTATGGCCATGACCATTGAGATGACCTACGGCAGGGCCGGTTTTGCCCCCCGCTGGGTTACCCCTGATGACACCCGACAGCTTGGCACTGCACTGCTCTGGGCCATTGGCGATTATTGCAGCGGAGCCTCCGCAGCCAAAACGGCCCGCACAGTTGCTGACAACAGCACCGGCAGACAGCTGCTCTATCCGGCCTGGTATCCGCCCAATGCGGCAGATGAACTGAAATATTAG
- a CDS encoding Lcl C-terminal domain-containing protein has translation MRFRTATLFAALLAVGILQGTAVASNILFDDGTITDPATHLVWLKDANCFGGEATFNTAWTKAKSLANGSCGLKDGSVAGAWRLPTSNELQARAANLTKFKNVQTNGNYWSTTYDDKCDALVVSMKNGQAYNCRNEGYIWPVRAIK, from the coding sequence ATGCGTTTTAGAACAGCAACACTATTTGCCGCTTTACTTGCTGTAGGCATCCTGCAGGGGACTGCAGTGGCAAGTAACATTCTTTTTGACGACGGAACAATAACTGATCCGGCCACTCATCTGGTTTGGTTGAAGGATGCAAACTGCTTTGGCGGAGAGGCAACCTTCAATACGGCCTGGACCAAGGCAAAAAGCCTGGCAAACGGTTCCTGTGGCCTTAAAGACGGCTCTGTTGCCGGAGCATGGCGGTTGCCAACCTCAAATGAGCTGCAGGCCAGGGCAGCCAATCTGACAAAGTTCAAAAATGTACAGACCAATGGCAACTACTGGTCAACGACCTATGATGACAAATGCGATGCGCTTGTGGTCAGCATGAAAAACGGCCAAGCATACAACTGTCGCAATGAAGGCTATATCTGGCCGGTTCGTGCCATAAAATAA
- a CDS encoding ABC transporter permease, whose product MIHPSHLKEAARSLLASKQRTVLALIGIVIGIGSVIAMVSVGRIVQEESLRQFKEMGTDILTIDKEFGGGGPPGMPGAPAAGAAAKAALRLDTILAIPSRCPGIAAVAPSVRGSGDISFTGKKLERCSPMGVTASFLNINKLTMREGRFLSDLDEQSRYCVIGSQVAAELQKQGASQLLGSKIRIGDNLFTVIGVTSEVPQGGMRRFEPNEMIYVHITTGLRVFTNAEIQSITARVSNGTTNNDARDQVMAYVASLGKGQAVRITSPEEIIAQMEKQMQMFTLLLGAIGSISLIVGGVGVMNVMLVSVTERRREIGIRRALGAKRGDIRGQFLIESVILSLIGGLFGIIFGIGASWLIAHFAKWQFALSFSAILLGVGVSNAVGIFFGYYPARQASLLDPIVALKSD is encoded by the coding sequence ATGATCCATCCCTCCCATCTGAAAGAGGCGGCCCGCAGCCTGTTGGCCTCAAAGCAGCGCACGGTCCTGGCCCTGATCGGTATTGTGATCGGGATCGGCTCGGTGATCGCCATGGTCTCAGTGGGCAGGATCGTACAGGAAGAATCCCTGCGTCAGTTTAAAGAGATGGGGACCGATATCCTGACCATCGACAAAGAGTTCGGCGGCGGTGGCCCACCCGGCATGCCGGGCGCACCTGCTGCCGGTGCCGCAGCCAAGGCAGCGCTCAGGCTTGATACCATCCTGGCCATCCCCTCCCGCTGCCCCGGTATTGCGGCAGTTGCCCCGTCGGTCAGAGGCAGTGGCGACATCAGCTTTACGGGCAAAAAACTGGAGCGCTGCAGCCCGATGGGGGTTACCGCATCATTCCTGAATATCAACAAGCTGACCATGCGTGAAGGCCGCTTCCTGTCTGACCTGGATGAGCAAAGCCGCTACTGCGTCATCGGCAGTCAGGTGGCTGCAGAGCTGCAAAAGCAGGGGGCATCCCAACTGCTCGGCTCAAAGATCAGGATCGGCGACAACCTGTTCACCGTTATCGGGGTTACCAGTGAGGTACCCCAGGGCGGTATGCGGCGCTTTGAACCCAATGAGATGATCTACGTGCATATCACCACCGGCCTGCGGGTCTTTACCAATGCCGAAATCCAATCCATCACTGCCAGGGTCAGTAATGGCACCACCAACAACGATGCCCGTGATCAGGTCATGGCCTACGTTGCCTCCCTGGGTAAGGGACAGGCGGTCAGAATAACCAGCCCGGAAGAGATCATCGCCCAGATGGAAAAACAGATGCAGATGTTTACCCTGCTGCTGGGTGCCATCGGCAGCATCTCCCTGATTGTTGGCGGGGTCGGCGTCATGAACGTGATGCTGGTCTCGGTCACGGAACGCCGCCGGGAGATCGGTATCCGACGTGCCCTAGGGGCCAAGCGGGGTGATATCCGTGGACAGTTCCTGATTGAATCGGTCATCCTGTCATTGATCGGCGGCCTGTTCGGCATCATCTTCGGTATCGGCGCCTCCTGGCTGATCGCCCACTTTGCAAAATGGCAGTTTGCCCTCTCTTTCAGCGCCATCCTGCTGGGGGTAGGTGTCTCCAATGCCGTGGGGATCTTCTTCGGCTACTATCCTGCCCGCCAGGCCTCCCTGCTTGATCCGATTGTAGCGCTCAAATCTGACTGA